Proteins encoded together in one SAR202 cluster bacterium window:
- a CDS encoding response regulator codes for MEKARILIVEDERVVALDLRRMPRGWGYTDVDVATSGPEAVEKAAKFKPDLVLMDIVLGGRADGIEAAERIQRARPIPVIFITAHGDDANSYRALEALPVGMIRVITKPVKEEDLKSAIEIAVRD; via the coding sequence GTGGAAAAGGCTCGTATATTAATTGTCGAGGACGAACGGGTGGTGGCCCTGGACTTGAGAAGGATGCCCAGGGGCTGGGGTTACACCGACGTGGATGTGGCTACCTCAGGACCGGAGGCCGTAGAGAAGGCTGCCAAATTCAAGCCGGACCTGGTGCTTATGGACATTGTGCTGGGTGGAAGGGCTGATGGAATAGAGGCTGCGGAGCGTATTCAGCGGGCCCGTCCAATCCCGGTAATATTCATTACGGCTCATGGAGACGACGCAAACAGTTACCGAGCCCTGGAAGCCCTCCCGGTGGGAATGATTAGGGTTATCACAAAACCTGTGAAGGAAGAGGACCTCAAGTCGGCGATTGAGATTGCTGTGCGCGATTAG
- the queA gene encoding tRNA preQ1(34) S-adenosylmethionine ribosyltransferase-isomerase QueA, which yields MKTSDFDYHLPPDLIAQHPVEPRDSSRLLVLHRETGDIEHARFHEIGRWLRVGDLLVLNDSRVIPARIRAKRVGSGGGAEFLLLERLSPGVWKAIGQPGRRLQPGARFVVEGADVEVEVRERSEDGLRVVRLSMEEGMEKWGQVPLPPYIHAPLENRERYQTVYARESGSAAAPTAGLHFTNRLLGELKGQGVRVAYVTLHVGLDTFRPVEVEDPRQHKIHTEFFQITAATAEAVNSARREGSRVVAVGTTSVRSLEQAALWSEERGESGLAATAGRARLLILPGHRFRMVDVFVTNFHLPRSTPLMLTSALAGWERLKGAYEEAIREGYRFYSFGDGMVVV from the coding sequence ATGAAGACCAGTGATTTTGATTACCACCTGCCTCCTGATCTTATAGCCCAGCATCCCGTGGAACCCCGTGACTCTTCACGACTCCTGGTATTGCATCGAGAGACTGGTGATATTGAGCACGCCCGGTTTCACGAGATTGGTCGGTGGCTGCGGGTCGGCGATCTGCTGGTGCTGAATGACAGCCGAGTGATACCCGCGCGTATTCGCGCCAAGCGGGTCGGAAGCGGCGGCGGTGCCGAGTTTCTACTGCTGGAGAGGCTGTCGCCGGGGGTGTGGAAGGCCATTGGGCAGCCGGGACGCCGGTTACAGCCGGGCGCGCGGTTTGTGGTAGAGGGGGCGGACGTGGAGGTGGAGGTGCGGGAGCGGAGCGAGGACGGACTGCGGGTGGTGCGGCTTTCGATGGAGGAGGGGATGGAGAAGTGGGGGCAGGTCCCGCTGCCGCCGTACATCCACGCGCCGCTGGAAAATCGAGAGCGGTACCAGACGGTATACGCTCGTGAGTCGGGGAGCGCCGCCGCGCCAACGGCGGGGCTTCATTTTACGAATCGGTTATTGGGGGAACTGAAGGGCCAGGGGGTAAGGGTGGCCTACGTGACGCTGCACGTTGGGCTGGACACCTTCAGGCCGGTGGAGGTGGAGGACCCTCGACAGCACAAGATACATACGGAGTTCTTTCAGATAACCGCAGCCACAGCGGAGGCGGTGAATTCGGCGAGGCGGGAGGGCAGTCGAGTAGTGGCGGTGGGGACTACCAGCGTGCGGAGCCTGGAGCAGGCGGCATTGTGGTCGGAAGAGCGGGGCGAGTCGGGGCTGGCGGCGACGGCGGGTCGGGCGAGGCTGCTGATACTGCCGGGGCATCGGTTCAGGATGGTGGATGTATTTGTGACCAACTTCCATCTGCCTCGCAGCACGCCGCTAATGCTGACGTCGGCGTTGGCGGGGTGGGAGCGGCTGAAGGGGGCGTATGAGGAGGCGATACGGGAGGGTTACAGGTTTTACAGTTTTGGGGACGGGATGGTGGTGGTGTGA
- the gyrA gene encoding DNA gyrase subunit A, protein MVTASDRPLPQTVRIDDEMRSSYLSYAMSVIVARALPDIRDGLKPVQRRILYAMSELNLGPNSAYKKCARIVGEVLGKYHPHGDAPVYDALVRMAQDFSLRYPLVDGQGNFGSIDDDPPAAMRYTEARLTRVAMEMLADIDLDTVDFTANFDDSLKEPTVLPARLPNLLVNGASGIAVGMATSIPPHNLGEICDAVVHLIDQPDTYVEDLLQYVKGPDFPTGAIALVGKGNEFGRQLYSTGRGRVVMQAKTDIEEIRGGRSQIVVTEIPYQVNKASLVARIAQLVRDKKIDGISDIRDESDRQGLRIVIELKRDAHDQIVLNNLFKHTALQSAFNVTMLALVDGQPQILNLKDALQQFIQHRQRVVTRRSEFLLKKAKDRAHILEGLRKALENLDLVIKLIREAKDVQAAKDALMQRLTLTDIQAQAILDMQLRRLAALERQKLEEEYQEVLKTIAELEAILASPAKVLEVIRGETLKLKDDFKSPRMTKILKGEPGEKTFEELYKPEDVVLAVSRRGYVKVMPLSTYRAQHRGGRGVRGMSTREDDIVQHIVATNTYHYLLFFTNRGRVYRLRCAEIHADTSRNTRGSHVKNLIGAIADDERISAIISLPEVETEGKCVVATRIGEVKAVRFENMANIRSNGLIFMDLEPGDEVVSVRKVEQDEDVHIITAKGQSIRFPGEKVPVRSRAAGGVRGIRRGSDDYVVGMETVKPNERLLVVSANGYGKLVALDRFRQQGRGGKGVRVFKVTDKTGPVAAARVVAEGVEDEVMLSSAQSQVIRTSLASISQQGRNASGVRVWKAEDGDKVVAITCFQNGKEKGE, encoded by the coding sequence ATGGTCACAGCCTCTGACAGGCCCCTGCCTCAGACCGTCCGCATAGACGACGAGATGAGGTCGTCTTATCTGAGCTATGCCATGAGCGTCATTGTGGCGCGGGCGCTGCCGGACATTCGGGACGGGCTGAAGCCGGTGCAGCGGCGCATCCTCTACGCCATGAGCGAGCTGAACCTGGGGCCGAACAGCGCGTATAAGAAGTGCGCGCGTATCGTCGGCGAGGTGCTGGGCAAGTACCACCCCCACGGCGACGCGCCGGTGTACGATGCGCTGGTGCGTATGGCCCAGGACTTCTCGCTTCGCTACCCGCTGGTGGACGGCCAGGGGAACTTTGGGAGCATTGACGACGACCCGCCGGCGGCCATGCGGTACACCGAGGCGCGGCTGACCCGGGTGGCGATGGAGATGCTGGCGGACATAGACCTGGACACCGTCGACTTCACCGCCAACTTTGACGACTCGCTCAAGGAGCCCACAGTCCTGCCCGCGCGGCTGCCTAATCTGCTGGTGAACGGCGCGTCAGGTATCGCGGTGGGAATGGCGACGAGCATCCCGCCGCACAACCTGGGCGAGATATGCGACGCCGTAGTCCACCTTATCGACCAGCCTGACACCTATGTAGAAGACCTGCTTCAGTACGTGAAGGGGCCGGACTTCCCCACGGGGGCCATTGCGCTGGTGGGCAAGGGCAACGAGTTCGGGCGGCAACTGTACTCGACGGGCCGTGGCCGGGTGGTGATGCAGGCCAAGACGGACATCGAGGAGATTCGAGGCGGGCGAAGCCAGATAGTCGTCACGGAGATACCGTACCAGGTCAACAAGGCCAGCCTGGTGGCGCGGATAGCGCAGCTGGTGCGCGATAAGAAGATAGATGGCATATCGGACATACGGGACGAGTCGGACCGGCAGGGGCTGCGGATAGTTATAGAGCTGAAGCGGGACGCCCACGACCAGATTGTGTTGAACAACCTGTTCAAGCACACGGCGCTGCAATCGGCGTTCAACGTGACTATGCTGGCGCTGGTGGACGGGCAGCCGCAGATTTTGAATCTGAAGGACGCGCTGCAGCAGTTTATACAGCACAGGCAGCGGGTGGTGACCCGCCGTTCCGAGTTCTTGCTGAAGAAGGCCAAGGACCGCGCCCATATTTTGGAGGGCTTGCGAAAGGCGCTGGAGAACCTGGACCTGGTCATCAAGCTGATCCGCGAGGCCAAGGACGTGCAGGCGGCCAAGGATGCGCTGATGCAGCGCCTGACTCTCACGGACATACAGGCGCAGGCAATCCTTGACATGCAGCTCCGCAGGCTGGCGGCGCTGGAGCGGCAGAAGCTGGAGGAGGAGTACCAGGAAGTCCTCAAGACCATTGCGGAGCTGGAGGCGATACTGGCCAGCCCGGCTAAGGTGCTGGAGGTCATCAGGGGCGAGACGTTGAAGCTGAAGGATGACTTCAAGAGTCCTCGGATGACGAAAATCCTAAAGGGCGAGCCTGGTGAGAAGACCTTTGAGGAGCTTTACAAGCCGGAGGACGTGGTGCTGGCGGTGAGCCGGCGCGGGTATGTGAAGGTTATGCCTCTTAGCACCTACCGGGCGCAGCATCGCGGAGGACGGGGTGTGCGGGGCATGTCCACGCGCGAGGATGACATCGTACAGCACATCGTCGCCACCAACACTTACCACTACCTGCTGTTCTTCACCAACCGAGGGCGGGTCTATCGCCTGCGGTGCGCCGAGATACACGCCGACACGTCGAGGAACACCCGCGGGTCCCACGTTAAGAACCTCATCGGGGCCATCGCGGACGACGAGCGGATCAGCGCCATCATATCGCTGCCCGAGGTGGAGACGGAAGGGAAGTGTGTTGTCGCGACGCGGATTGGGGAGGTAAAGGCTGTACGGTTTGAGAATATGGCTAACATTCGCAGCAACGGCCTGATCTTCATGGACCTGGAGCCGGGGGATGAAGTGGTGTCGGTGAGGAAGGTAGAACAGGACGAGGATGTGCATATCATCACGGCCAAGGGCCAGTCCATTCGCTTCCCTGGGGAGAAGGTGCCGGTGCGGAGCAGGGCGGCGGGCGGAGTGAGGGGCATACGGCGCGGGAGCGACGACTACGTGGTAGGGATGGAGACGGTGAAGCCCAACGAACGGCTGCTGGTGGTCAGCGCCAACGGCTACGGCAAGCTGGTGGCCCTGGACCGCTTCCGCCAGCAGGGCCGGGGCGGCAAGGGTGTGCGGGTCTTCAAGGTCACGGATAAGACCGGCCCAGTGGCCGCCGCGCGGGTGGTGGCGGAGGGAGTGGAGGATGAGGTGATGCTGTCGTCCGCCCAGTCCCAGGTTATCCGCACGAGCCTGGCGAGCATATCGCAACAGGGCCGCAACGCCAGCGGGGTTAGGGTGTGGAAGGCGGAGGATGGGGACAAGGTGGTGGCGATAACGTGCTTCCAGAACGGGAAGGAGAAGGGCGAGTAG
- a CDS encoding flavin reductase family protein produces MVTKDTFRQSMARFATGVTVVTTLSGQGKIHGMTANSFTSVCLDPPLVLVCVDFRTSTHGYIEATKAMGVNVLSEKQQDVGRYFARKPADRVGPEPYKYALGQSKLPIIEGALAFFGCRVIDTHVHGDHSIYIGQVEEVVLGNSDKPLLFYESKFTQLNPQ; encoded by the coding sequence TTGGTTACAAAAGACACGTTTCGACAGAGCATGGCCCGTTTCGCCACCGGCGTTACCGTGGTCACCACCCTTAGCGGCCAGGGCAAAATCCACGGCATGACCGCCAACTCCTTCACGTCCGTCTGCCTGGACCCTCCCCTTGTCCTGGTATGCGTGGACTTCCGCACCAGCACCCACGGCTATATCGAAGCTACCAAAGCCATGGGCGTCAACGTCTTGAGCGAAAAACAGCAGGACGTAGGCAGGTACTTCGCCAGGAAACCCGCCGACCGCGTTGGTCCCGAGCCTTACAAGTACGCCCTCGGCCAGAGCAAGCTGCCTATCATCGAAGGCGCCCTGGCCTTCTTCGGGTGCCGCGTCATCGACACCCATGTCCACGGCGACCACTCCATCTACATCGGCCAGGTCGAGGAAGTAGTCCTCGGCAACTCCGACAAGCCCCTGCTCTTCTACGAAAGCAAGTTTACCCAGCTAAACCCGCAGTAG
- the aroB gene encoding 3-dehydroquinate synthase, whose amino-acid sequence MAAKENIILTGFSGTGKSAVGALAARTLGWEFVDTDAEIVKRAGKSVTKIFAQEGEVVFRRMEGEEVRRACGGTRRVIATGGGALMDEGNREVCFGSGLVVGLEASPETIYKRLSAQGGGRNPEERPMLASREPLKRIRELKAQRQPYYSMAHWTVSTDYLTEAQAAAEVARAWQTVGGRMMGGASSDSEVAAVVTHSTGSYPIVVGWGLLERLGERLLGIGIKGPVYIISDSNVFPLYGRQAQRSLQKAGIVAHAFVIPAGEENKSLAMAQNIYEWLASRRAERRHAILAVGGGVVGDLAGFVASTYLRGMPFVQVPTSMAAMVDASIGGKVAVNMPQAKNLVGAFYQPQMVLADPQALTTLGKRELAEGWCEAIKHGFILDAGLVDVFEEHAEALMALERDISTQVIRRSMAIKAQIVSEDERETLGRRILLNYGHTMGHALEATTSYGKYLHGEGVSVGMMGAARISHRMGMIGDDVINRQERLLRRFNLPTKVEAVDSEGLFKAMALDKKTEGGAIRWVLLEGVGRAVSRRDVPGEVVEEVVRGLGR is encoded by the coding sequence ATGGCGGCTAAAGAGAACATAATCCTGACTGGATTCTCGGGGACGGGGAAGAGCGCCGTGGGGGCGCTGGCGGCCCGAACCCTGGGGTGGGAGTTTGTCGACACCGACGCGGAGATTGTGAAACGGGCGGGGAAGTCGGTGACGAAGATATTCGCGCAGGAGGGGGAGGTGGTGTTCCGGAGGATGGAGGGGGAGGAGGTGCGGCGGGCCTGCGGGGGCACACGACGGGTCATTGCGACGGGCGGCGGCGCGCTGATGGATGAGGGGAACCGGGAGGTGTGCTTTGGGAGCGGGCTGGTGGTAGGGTTGGAGGCGAGCCCGGAGACGATTTACAAGAGGCTGTCGGCGCAGGGGGGAGGACGGAACCCTGAGGAGCGGCCCATGCTGGCATCGCGAGAGCCGTTAAAGCGTATACGGGAGCTGAAGGCCCAGCGACAGCCGTATTATTCGATGGCGCATTGGACGGTGTCGACGGACTATTTGACGGAGGCGCAGGCGGCGGCGGAGGTGGCGCGGGCGTGGCAAACGGTGGGTGGGAGGATGATGGGAGGCGCGTCGTCGGACAGTGAGGTAGCGGCGGTAGTGACGCATTCGACGGGGAGCTACCCCATCGTTGTGGGCTGGGGGCTGCTGGAGAGGCTGGGGGAGCGGCTGCTGGGGATTGGGATAAAGGGGCCGGTCTATATCATCAGCGACAGCAACGTGTTCCCGCTGTACGGGCGGCAGGCGCAGCGGTCGCTGCAGAAGGCGGGGATTGTCGCGCACGCGTTTGTGATACCGGCGGGCGAGGAGAACAAGAGCCTGGCTATGGCGCAGAACATTTACGAATGGCTGGCGTCGCGGCGGGCGGAGCGCCGGCACGCCATTTTAGCGGTGGGCGGCGGTGTGGTGGGGGACCTGGCGGGGTTCGTGGCGTCGACGTACCTGCGCGGGATGCCCTTTGTCCAGGTCCCGACGAGCATGGCGGCGATGGTGGACGCCTCCATAGGAGGGAAGGTAGCGGTGAACATGCCGCAGGCCAAGAACCTGGTGGGGGCGTTTTATCAGCCGCAGATGGTGCTGGCGGACCCGCAGGCGCTGACCACCCTGGGGAAACGGGAGCTGGCGGAGGGCTGGTGCGAGGCTATCAAACACGGCTTCATCCTCGACGCCGGGCTGGTGGATGTGTTCGAGGAGCACGCCGAGGCGCTGATGGCGCTGGAACGGGATATATCGACGCAGGTTATACGCCGGAGCATGGCTATCAAGGCGCAGATTGTGTCGGAGGACGAGCGGGAGACGCTGGGGCGTCGCATATTGCTGAACTACGGGCACACAATGGGCCATGCGCTGGAGGCGACGACGTCGTACGGGAAGTACCTGCACGGCGAGGGGGTGTCGGTGGGGATGATGGGGGCGGCGCGGATAAGCCATCGCATGGGGATGATTGGCGACGATGTGATAAATCGGCAGGAGCGGCTGCTGCGGCGGTTCAACCTGCCTACCAAGGTGGAGGCAGTGGACTCGGAGGGGTTGTTTAAGGCGATGGCGCTGGACAAGAAGACGGAGGGCGGGGCCATCCGGTGGGTGCTGCTGGAAGGGGTGGGGAGGGCGGTGTCCCGACGGGATGTGCCAGGGGAGGTGGTGGAGGAGGTGGTGCGGGGCTTGGGGAGGTAG